One Bacteroidota bacterium genomic window carries:
- the panB gene encoding 3-methyl-2-oxobutanoate hydroxymethyltransferase — MSVESNIRSITTHTFMEMKSRGEKISMVTAYDYSLAKIVDNAGIDAILVGDSASNVMAGYTTTLPITLDNMIYHAASVVRAVKRALVVVDMPFGTYQGNSLEALASAIRIMKETGAGAVKIEGGVEIKESVERILSAGIPIMGHLGLTPQSINKFGTYQVRAKEEAEAQKLISDAHLLEDLGCFAITLEKIPASLAAQVASELKIPIIGIGAGGQVDGQVLVLHDMLGITQGFSPRFLRRYLNLFDEINGAIGNYVKDVKSGDFPNEKEQY, encoded by the coding sequence ATGTCAGTAGAAAGCAATATTCGTAGTATTACCACCCATACCTTCATGGAAATGAAATCTAGGGGTGAAAAGATATCAATGGTTACAGCTTATGATTATTCATTGGCTAAGATTGTTGATAATGCGGGGATTGATGCTATATTGGTAGGTGATTCTGCTTCAAATGTGATGGCCGGATATACCACAACATTACCTATTACCCTGGATAACATGATATATCATGCGGCTTCTGTAGTCAGGGCTGTGAAACGTGCCTTGGTCGTGGTTGATATGCCTTTTGGAACTTATCAGGGCAATTCTCTTGAAGCTTTGGCTTCAGCCATTCGTATCATGAAAGAAACCGGCGCTGGTGCCGTTAAGATTGAAGGCGGAGTGGAAATTAAAGAATCGGTTGAGCGGATTCTCAGTGCGGGTATCCCTATCATGGGCCATCTGGGACTTACACCGCAGTCTATTAATAAATTCGGAACTTATCAGGTAAGGGCAAAAGAAGAAGCTGAAGCACAAAAGTTGATTAGTGATGCACATTTGCTTGAAGATCTCGGCTGTTTCGCCATCACCCTGGAAAAAATTCCTGCCAGCCTGGCTGCCCAGGTTGCTTCTGAGCTTAAGATACCTATCATTGGCATTGGTGCCGGAGGTCAGGTAGATGGACAAGTACTTGTTCTTCACGATATGCTAGGGATTACGCAGGGTTTTTCTCCCCGTTTCCTGCGCCGCTACCTGAATCTTTTTGACGAAATCAACGGGGCTATAGGAAATTATGTCAAGGATGTTAAATCCGGAGATTTC